In one window of Zygosaccharomyces rouxii strain CBS732 chromosome E complete sequence DNA:
- the URB2 gene encoding ribosome biogenesis protein URB2 (similar to uniprot|P47108 Saccharomyces cerevisiae YJR041C URB2 Nucleolar protein required for normal metabolism of the rRNA primary transcript proposed to be involved in ribosome biogenesis), which yields MEIPTSTEALTKLLRSKGTTTSQIVEITSHFDELDLYFPNKEIFILELIQDRWNDQKLVNFKKDYKIWKLYNDMFSKVTDDTIRKKLLKDLRFVPHLMKTLEVLDSDIPEILIELERMCVLINSMIRVDVSAENAITILGKTLSLIQRTDADHETLVLQVINLTDITNFAQVSAKMSDCYCRELLLPTVKYFVKFGSELTLLSDFLSKFLFEPSVDLVQLLESFVDGNRSQLESQDCILIFEKSMQSLSKQNFSMLEKIFTIITSAKKQLAPSLLKKLSISKKTMSQEFLDNLLSESLRDSKYDQPFWSLILHILDLDVEIGIQNFDQLIKLVVERKSENIESVEMLWEKLIQCFINAREFVGFLEKIQTYCGDQRESAIFLLQDPLFADKISSNISTLSVVQLKFLITNLVDQILKGSSDTSDIGGSVLKLILKGLSRLSYISLPELKPAVAKVFEVHADHPSKLWEIWYLAMEVYDDIVPLDSLESIEKQLSLFFSLPIKPKELFYYFFKLREYTTFDLVQLSDALLQFLQESTTETKRVVLKDIFSNWYSLLNSAFSRKALEQLTNFLVSEECIDLLDEIFEDDNIFEEPNVIFFLVQKLQERSEQQEYVLKLQKIPIQCINKSTRSDLINSLSSKKVITKKDIELIGHLLSNPTFKSNIERQADSLYSVLSHATEKLTYENVAVEKVWQNHLGQMKEASSIDFIREGGQFISRGMNEDPNEIGYFQMAFLALKVCRSNALDPLKKDFVGKCLKRLSNAEKEDIEIIIWFLRALYYVFKLDNNCISKDESARQTVSNLYRSIKTSDKEMQKKLLTNIFLLYSTTYADKLEYLYAHYMVLRNCDIESEEILPAIEDVLSDSSKTNLVEFNQAFANLTFSLGSCKSNFNEGLLELYRVQIEHLEKDNIIGTHLFAKSLSEFYTNCENFKSARVPVLRLLTTLQSLLVSKPWLFSQYCTEMLFPFCLKLMSTFFEGSGANDDLFTAIVKVISNILLAQGVKLTNRHHLMNSFICVCLELIADYKNTGLSSQSAKSLSRLISNFVEPSSSGNNYSNKYSKNNLSSTVGLQKKLLRKYVPVLLIRFIHLSIYRPFESPARKELASGVYAIFDLISQAELNMINSILDHAGRQYFKSLYAEYKKVGKWDAN from the coding sequence atggaaattCCCACTTCTACCGAGGCTCTCACCAAGTTACTGCGTTCTAAAGGCACCACTACTTCTCAAATTGTAGAAATCACTTCACATTTCGATGAATTAGATCTATATTTCCCTAATAAAGAGATTTTTATCCTAGAGCTTATACAGGATCGTTGGAATGACCagaaattggtcaatttcaaaaaggACTACAAAATATGGAAGCTTTACAATGACATGTTTTCCAAGGTTACCGATGATACGATAAGGAAGAAACTACTAAAGGACTTGAGATTCGTTCCtcatttgatgaagactTTAGAAGTGCTAGACTCGGACATCCCGGAGATTTTGATAGAGCTGGAAAGAATGTGTGTCCTAATCAATTCCATGATCAGAGTCGACGTATCAGCAGAAAATGCTATTACAATTCTGGGCAAGACTCTAAGCTTGATACAAAGGACGGACGCAGACCACGAAACCCTTGTGCTCCAAGTGATTAATTTAACAGATATTACCAATTTCGCACAAGTGTCAGCCAAGATGTCCGACTGCTATTGTCGGGAACTACTACTACCTACCGTCAAATATTTCGTAAAGTTTGGATCTGAACTCACACTTCTCTCAGACTTCCTGTCCAAATTTCTATTTGAACCTTCAGTGGATCTGGTACAGCTATTGGAATCTTTCGTGGACGGAAATCGTTCTCAGTTGGAGTCTCAAGATTGCATACtgatatttgaaaaatcgatgCAGTCCTTATCCAAGCAGAATTTTTCTATGCTGGAGAAgatcttcaccatcataACATCGGCCAAAAAGCAACTAGCACCATCGCTGCTGAAAAAACTATCGATTTCTAAGAAGACGATGTCGCAAGAGTTTTTGGACAATCTGTTGTCGGAGAGTTTGAGGGATTCCAAATATGACCAACCGTTCTGGTCGCTGATTCTTCATATTTTAGATTTGGATGTTGAAATCGGAATTCagaattttgatcaattgatcaagttAGTGGTTGAAAGGAAGAGTGAAAATATCGAGTCTGTCGAGATGCTTTGGGAAAAGTTAATACAGTGCTTCATCAATGCCAGAGAATTCGTGGGctttttggaaaagataCAGACATACTGTGGCGATCAAAGAGAGTCAGctatttttcttcttcaagatCCGCTTTTTGCAGATAAGATTTCCAGCAACATCTCTACTTTATCAGTTGTgcagttgaaatttctcaTCACTAATTTAGTCGACCAGATCTTGAAAGGTTCGTCTGACACCTCCGACATCGGCGGTTCAGTTTTAAAACTTATTCTAAAGGGTCTTTCAAGGCTATCATACATTTCTTTACCAGAACTAAAGCCAGCAGTTGCCAAGGTCTTCGAGGTTCATGCTGATCATCCTTCAAAACTGTGGGAGATCTGGTATTTGGCGATGGAGGTTTACGACGATATTGTACCGTTAGACTCGTTGGAATCTATTGAAAAACAACTTTCCTTGTTTTTCTCACTCCCCATCAAGCCCAAGGAACTGTTTTACTATTTCTTCAAGCTGAGAGAGTATACGACTTTCGATTTAGTCCAATTAAGCGACGCACTTCTAcaatttttacaagaatcGACAACAGAAACTAAAAGAGTGGTGTTGAAGGacattttttccaattggtatTCGTTGTTAAACTCTGCTTTTTCCAGGAAAGCTCTTGAACAATTGACAAACTTTTTGGTTTCTGAAGAATGCATAGATCTGctggatgaaatttttgaagatgataacatttttgaagagCCCAATGTGATATTCTTTCTGGTCCAGAAATTGCAAGAGCGTTCTGAGCAACAGGAATATGTACTAAAACTTCAGAAAATCCCCATCCAATGTATCAATAAGAGTACAAGATCCGATTTGATAAACAGTTTAAGCTCCAAAAAAGTGATCACGAAGAAGGACATTGAATTAATTGGCCACCTGTTGTCTAATCCAACTTTTAAATCTAATATCGAAAGGCAGGCAGATTCATTGTATTCCGTACTATCACACGCTACTGAGAAATTGACATACGAGAACGTCGCTGTGGAGAAGGTCTGGCAAAACCACTTAGGTCAAATGAAAGAAGCTAGCAGCATTGACTTTATTCGAGAAGGAGGGCAATTTATTTCCAGAGGCATGAACGAAGATCCAAATGAAATAGGGTACTTCCAGATGGCATTTTTAGCTCTAAAAGTGTGTCGATCGAATGCATTAGACCCTCTCAAGAAAGATTTCGTTGGAAAATGCTTGAAAAGGCTTTCAAATGCCGAAAAGGAAGATattgaaataataatatgGTTCTTGAGAGCTCTGTATTATGTTTTCAAACTGGATAACAATTGCATATCCAAAGATGAGTCCGCAAGACAGACTGtatcaaatctttatcGATCTATCAAGACCAGCGATAAGGAAATGcagaaaaaattattgacaaatatatttttattataCTCGACTACCTATGCTGATAAACTGGAATATCTGTATGCACACTACATGGTGCTAAGAAATTGCGATATTGAGTCAGAAGAAATACTTCCTGCGATCGAAGATGTGCTGAGTGATTCCTCTAAAACTAATTTAGTGGAGTTCAATCAAGCTTTTGCAAACCTCACCTTTTCCCTTGGCAGCTGTAAATCTAATTTCAACGAAGGACTCTTAGAACTCTACCGAGTCCAAATCGAGCACCTTGAGAAGGATAATATTATTGGGACACACTTGTTTGCGAAATCTCTTTCCGAGTTCTATACGAATTGTGAGAACTTCAAAAGTGCTAGAGTTCCAGTGTTACGATTACTCACAACTTTACAGTCTTTATTGGTATCCAAACCGTGGTTATTCTCTCAGTATTGTACTGAAATGCTATTCCCATTCTGTTTAAAACTAATGTCCACCTTTTTCGAAGGCTCCGGTGCAAACGACGATCTTTTCACCGCTATTGTCAAAGTCATTTCCAATATTTTACTGGCTCAAGGTGTGAAGTTAACCAATCGCCATCACTTAATGAATAGTTTTATCTGCGTATGCCTTGAATTAATTGCAGACTATAAAAACACTGGTTTAAGTTCGCAATCTGCTAAATCGCTCTCCAGGTTAATTAGCAATTTCGTCGAGCCAAGCAGTAGCGGGAACAACTATTCTAACAAGTATTCTAAAAATAATTTGAGTTCTACAGTTGGGCTACAAAAGAAGTTGTTGAGAAAATATGTTCCTGTGCTGTTAATCAGATTCATCCATTTGTCGATCTATCGACCCTTTGAAAGCCCAGCtagaaaagaattggcaTCTGGTGTGTATGCCATTTTTGATCTAATTTCCCAGGCGGAATTGAATATGATCAATAGTATTTTAGATCATGCCGGTAGACAGTATTTCAAATCCCTATACGCAGAGTACAAGAAAGTTGGTAAGTGGGATGCaaattga
- the GEF1 gene encoding Gef1p (similar to uniprot|P37020 Saccharomyces cerevisiae YJR040W GEF1 Chloride channel localized to late- or post-Golgi vesicles involved in iron metabolism highly homologous to voltage-gated chloride channels in vertebrates): protein MSSSNKGVSNSDRFNDIPETANFNQFLTIDWLNEKNKLVSDGSSKDYRNKDLRNLKYRRFKVAIWSRCQTIITLTAIGVTIGCIAGFLQIFTETLVNWKTGHCTRNWLLNKSFCCSGFANDGEHKDTRSPLSKREEFECVSNGVWTPWSSTPIPFLIFMGLSVTFALFSTLMVNYIAPMATGSGISEIKVWVSGFKYRDDFLNGLTLIVKSIALPLAISSGLSVGKEGPSVHYATCCGYVITNWLMKDVLTYSKQSEYLTAASGAGVAVAFGSPIGGVLFSLEEIASSVEFSASTLWKSFYVALCATSTLEYINPFRSGKIVLFNVTYDRDWKVQEIPVFIILGIFGGLYGKYVSKWNINYVHFRKVCLSNWPIREVVFLAFITALICYTNEFLKLDMTESMGILFHECQSNDKASSFTHRLCQLDENTHVVSFLRILSSLFIATLVRAFLVVISYGAKIPAGIFVPSMAVGATFGRAISLLVERFISGPGVITGGTYAFLGAAATLCGITQLTLAVVVIMFELTGAFMYIIPTMIVVAVTRMVMASSGVPGGISDQMIKVNGFPLVESEDGDEFMDDTIAEEIMSPNLVTINEKMTLSSLESLIYNSETIAVNGFPVVKEDYDMRTGKKCIGYVLRRDILTKLLMIESDSRGANSTILDFGGSDLSFATELEGTQHMSFRDIVIPFPVSVKMGAPASLLFRMFKQLGCKVIIVENDGMLRGLITRKDIVRLQRTKKRELYGPPYICNTFLDEKILFVMKSIVNKFKRTEN from the coding sequence AtgtcttcttcaaataaaGGAGTTTCCAACAGTGATAGATTTAACGATATCCCAGAGACTGCtaattttaaccaatttcttaCCATTGATTGGCTAAATGAGAAAAACAAATTGGTTAGTGATGGCAGTAGTAAAGACTATCGTAATAAGgatttgagaaatttaaaatatcGGAGATTTAAGGTAGCCATATGGAGTCGATGTCAAACGATCATTACTTTGACGGCGATAGGGGTTACTATCGGATGCATCGCAGGCTTCTTACAGATTTTTACAGAGACTctggtaaattggaaaactgGTCATTGTACAAGAAATTGGCTATTAAACAAGTCGTTCTGTTGCAGTGGATTTGCTAATGATGGGGAACATAAAGATACAAGGAGTCCACTGAGTAAAAGGGAAGAATTCGAATGTGTGAGCAATGGGGTTTGGACACCTTGGTCCTCGACACCAATACCATTCTTAATATTTATGGGGCTTTCAGTGACCTTTGCCCTTTTCAGTACCTTGATGGTAAACTATATTGCGCCAATGGCAACGGGATCTGGTATTTCTGAGATTAAAGTCTGGGTGTCAGGTTTTAAATATAGAGATGACTTTTTGAACGGTCTTACTTTAATCGTAAAAAGTATTGCATTGCCATTAGCCATTTCTTCCGGACTGAGTGTGGGTAAAGAAGGCCCATCTGTACACTACGCAACTTGTTGTGGTTACGTGATTACCAATTGGCTCATGAAAGATGTGCTAACTTATTCAAAGCAATCGGAATATTTGACAGCAGCAAGCGGTGCTGGTGTAGCTGTAGCCTTTGGATCACCGATTGGTGGCGTTTTGTTCAGTTTGGAGGAAATAGCCTCTTCTGTGGAGTTTAGTGCATCCACTTTATGGAAATCATTTTACGTTGCCCTTTGTGCAACCAGTACTTTAGAGTACATCAACCCTTTCAgaagtggtaaaattgttttatTCAATGTGACCTACGATAGAGATTGGAAAGTTCAAGAAATCCCCGTCTTCATCATACTGGGTATATTTGGTGGACTTTACGGGAAATACGTGAGCAAATGGAATATTAACTACGTTCATTTCCGGAAGGTTTGTTTGAGTAATTGGCCCATAAGAGAAGTGGTCTTCTTGGCATTTATCACAGCACTGATATGTTACACCAATGAGTTTTTAAAACTGGATATGACTGAAAGTATGGGTATTTTGTTCCATGAATGTCAAAGTAACGATAAGGCTTCTTCATTTACGCACAGGTTGTGTCAATTAGATGAAAATACCCATGTGGTTAGCTTTTTAAGAATtctatcatcattattcaTAGCGACATTGGTTAGAGCTTTCCTGGTGGTTATTTCATATGGTGCCAAAATTCCAGCGGGAATCTTTGTCCCCTCCATGGCTGTGGGTGCTACATTCGGTAGAGCAATTAGTCTTCTAGTAGAAAGATTTATCAGTGGCCCTGGCGTCATTACTGGTGGTACATATGCATTTTTGGGAGCGGCTGCTACGCTTTGCGGAATTACACAGTTGACATTAGCTGTTGTGGTTATCATGTTTGAACTAACTGGTGCCTTTATGTACATTATACCTACCATGATTGTGGTTGCGGTTACAAGAATGGTGATGGCTAGTTCAGGTGTCCCAGGTGGGATTTCAGACCAAATGATCAAAGTCAATGGATTTCCATTAGTAGAATCagaagatggtgatgaatttatGGATGATACTATTGCAGAAGAGATCATGTCCCCAAATTTGGTAACgattaatgaaaaaatgaCACTGTCTAGTTTGGAGTCTTTGATCTACAACTCGGAAACAATTGCGGTTAATGGGTTCCCAGTGGTTAAGGAGGATTATGATATGAGAACGGGGAAGAAGTGCATTGGCTACGTTTTGAGAAGAGATATTCTGACTAAATTACTAATGATAGAGAGCGATAGCAGAGGCGCCAATAGTAcaattttggattttggtGGATCAGACCTTTCATTTGCCACTGAATTAGAGGGAACCCAACATATGAGTTTCAGAGATATCGTGATTCCTTTCCCTGTATCGGTTAAAATGGGTGCCCCCGCTTCTTTGTTATTCCGTATGTTCAAGCAATTGGGTTGTAAAGTTATCATAGTAGAAAATGATGGTATGCTGCGGGGTCTCATTACAAGGAAAGACATCGTAAGGCTTCAAAGGACGAAAAAAAGAGAGCTTTATGGACCTCCATACATTTGCAACACTTTTCTCGATGAGAAGATCTTGTTTGTGATGAAATCTATCGTaaacaaattcaaaagaacagaGAACTAG
- the SNU13 gene encoding RNA binding protein SNU13 (highly similar to uniprot|P39990 Saccharomyces cerevisiae YEL026W SNU13 RNA binding protein, part of U3 snoRNP involved in rRNA processing, part of U4/U6-U5 tri-snRNP involved in mRNA splicing, similar to human 15.5K protein) — translation MSAPNPKAFPLADETLTQQILDVVQQSSNLRQLKKGANEATKTLNRGISEFIIMAADCQPIEILLHLPLLCEDKNVPYVFVPSRVALGRACGVSRPVIAASVTTNDASSIKNQIYAVKDKIETLLI, via the coding sequence ATGTCTGCTCCAAACCCAAAGGCCTTCCCTCTAGCCGATGAGACTTTGACTCAACAGATTTTGGATGTTGTCCAACAATCTTCTAACTTGAGacaattgaagaaaggtGCCAATGAAGCTACCAAGACTTTGAACCGTGGTATCTCTGAATTTATCATTATGGCTGCCGACTGTCAACctattgaaattttgttgCATTTACCATTGTTGTGTGAAGATAAGAACGTTCCATACGTTTTTGTTCCTTCAAGAGTGGCTTTAGGTAGAGCTTGTGGTGTTTCAAGACCTGTGATTGCAGCTTCTGTGACCACCAACGATGCATCTTCTATCAAAAACCAGATCTATGCTGTTAAAGACAAGATCGAAACTTTACTCATTTAG
- a CDS encoding uncharacterized protein (weakly similar to uniprot|P39991 Saccharomyces cerevisiae YEL025C) has translation MDDLKYLSDELKFRKDLELPLREYRLDPYGDFPSGRVIGYQKLNNDNLHLLCFNNGLYVFDLDHLVYHEKASPLSSFVAYLYLENFQGTNGECFPAHVFFKSDGIILFYRINLSTLKFSPVFISERGDFSVLNFQSITASSKNGIYISQAGKTIYKWSYFDPRESLGVFLPVERQPLQYSTFMLNDSIFLCVYKSVFNGDVFVEFSKHCSRTGIFKPLKRATLGNLDFKSVIIEKINDQLVLCVTSNKTWNFTSDLKVFQRKNKGLPNDAQFFSISWNSMMNSIRLHTSSDVFETTDLDIHLAKPPIRWSSKKIHSISSYSASMVDYSYELRENLYVIIYARGLVVLVNSSTLQSSVLKCDNENRSYFAGQIAANKGSDLNTVLLCGASGDRHGFFEKRFLQYPPCKRVFPFSKRLIHTPVTNLWSTKDGIFYESLGTIYNSDSDSDNGQDGIWVSKTGEVLKDADDETLFKESVASSWGDEAEEVSGAMSWERNTDYIATICANGVLELLKYTEESAPQKILQLQLGEWLNEATVVSACYNYRKKILHVAAFVDYRKIFYCDNRNKSFEIPVEHDFQVAGLQIIDNYVNLARGFTDRLVSNVLIVATSFDGRIRIYSMLNEKVILEIKSPQNSEFQMVKFFNFIIFHNAFEVILLRTCDLVYGNLPLPEIPYKIIHLKNNEICILDRCWNLQFLEISASVEKQLMIHEPEYQSQFYNFGDYLPLQMSLMPGSDNLVAMALKNYSNSAGLQLVLFDHINMKTVKSQEWDEVASGVLLVSYFNHLLLSYYKDDHSIVKIFDFHLKLIRRMSFDHRIPSLYFTTPGLESIRSGLRIKDCEEFTSGLPENIIENLCRHFNDPRNSKYRTIYETAKRPQLVTWHHGKEDEYQATDTDILIDFVEDRREPTISRPKNYKLHLTFNNHISIDDFKKLIPYEILSVSPIDEFIYNIQDGIQRTSYIRPLFLITCSHNAIYILSAKYIEPDEWK, from the coding sequence ATGGATGATCTGAAGTATCTTTCggatgaattgaaatttcgGAAAGATCTTGAGCTACCTCTTCGTGAGTATCGGCTTGATCCCTATGGTGACTTTCCATCTGGGAGGGTCATCGGTTATCAGAAATTAAACAATGACAATTTGCATCTTCTGTGCTTCAATAATGGACTTTATGTTTTTGATCTAGACCACCTAGTCTATCACGAAAAAGCAAGCCCTCTCTCTAGCTTCGTTGCATACTTATATCTGGAGAATTTTCAAGGAACGAATGGTGAGTGCTTCCCAGCTCATGTGTTTTTTAAGAGTGATGGTATAATTTTATTCTACAGAATTAATCTTTCGACTCTGAAGTTTTCCCCTGTTTTTATTTCTGAACGGGGCGATTTCTCTGTATTGAACTTCCAAAGTATAACAGCATCTTCTAAGAACGGGATATACATTTCTCAGGCTGGAAAGACAATATATAAATGGTCGTATTTTGACCCTAGAGAATCACTAGGTGTATTTCTCCCTGTGGAAAGACAACCACTGCAATACTCCACTTTTATGCTAAATGATAGTATATTTCTTTGCGTCTACAAGAGTGTATTCAATGGAGATGTATTTGTAGAATTTTCCAAGCATTGTTCAAGAACAGGGATTTTTAAACCTCTAAAGAGAGCAACCTTAGGGAATTTAGATTTTAAAAGCGTCATaatagaaaaaatcaatgatCAATTAGTACTTTGTGTGACTTCAAACAAGACTTGGAATTTTACCTCGGATTTGAaggttttccaaagaaaaaataaggGACTACCAAATGATgcacaatttttcagtatAAGTTGGAACTCCATGATGAATTCAATTCGTCTTCACACATCCTCTGACGTCTTCGAGACTACTGATCTAGATATTCACCTGGCGAAACCTCCTATAAGATGGTCTTCGAAAAAAATACACAGCATTTCAAGTTATAGCGCTTCGATGGTAGATTATTCTTATGAACTTCGAGAAAATCTCTATGTTATCATTTATGCAAGAGGTTTAGTCGTACTTGTCAATTCCTCAACGTTACAATCATCGGTGCTCAAATgtgataatgaaaatagaTCTTATTTTGCAGGCCAGATAGCTGCTAATAAGGGTTCTGATTTGAATACTGTCCTTTTGTGTGGTGCATCAGGAGACCGCCACggattttttgaaaaacgATTCCTACAATATCCTCCATGTAAACGGGTATTTCCATTCTCAAAGCGTTTAATCCATACTCCAGTGACGAACCTTTGGTCCACAAAAGACGGCATATTTTATGAATCCTTAGGAACTATATACAATAGCGACTCTGACTCTGATAATGGCCAAGATGGTATCTGGGTTTCAAAAACCGGTGAAGTACTCAAAGATGCGGATGATGAaacacttttcaaagagTCAGTCGCTTCTTCATGGGGGGATGAAGCGGAAGAAGTTTCTGGTGCTATGTCTTGGGAGAGAAACACTGATTATATTGCAACCATATGTGCCAATGGTGTATTGGAGCTTCTAAAATACACTGAAGAATCAGCTCCTCAAAAAATTTTACAATTGCAACTGGGGGAATGGCTCAATGAAGCTACCGTAGTCTCAGCATGCTACAATTACCGAAAAAAGATATTACACGTTGCCGCCTTCGTCGATTATCGTAAAATATTTTACTGTGACAACAGAAATAAATCTTTTGAGATTCCAGTAGAGCATGATTTCCAAGTAGCTGGATTACAGATTATTGATAATTATGTTAATCTTGCTCGTGGATTTACAGATCGCCTTGTATCTAACGTTCTTATTGTGGCCACTAGCTTTGATGGTCGAATAAGAATTTATTCAATGCTCAATGAAAAAGTTATATTAGAGATCAAATCCCCCCAAAATAGTgaatttcaaatggtaaaattctttaatttcattatttttcaCAACGCCTTCGAGGTTATTCTACTTCGAACCTGTGATCTAGTATATGGGAATCTACCGCTACCTGAGATTCCTTATAAAATTATCCATTTAAAGAACAATGAAATCTGTATTCTAGACAGGTGTTGGAAtctacaatttttggaaatctCAGCATCGGTTGAGAAACAGCTTATGATCCATGAGCCTGAATACCAAAGCCAATTTTACAATTTCGGTGATTATTTGCCCTTGCAAATGTCCCTGATGCCGGGATCTGATAATTTAGTGGCAATGGCTCTTAAGAACTACTCAAATTCTGCAGGGTTACAACTGGTTCTTTTCGATCATATTAATATGAAAACCGTAAAAAGTCAAGAATGGGATGAGGTGGCTTCTGGTGTTCTCTTGGTCTCGTACTTTAACCACTTGCTTTTGAGTTACTACAAAGATGACCATTCGATTGTAAAAATATTCGATTTTCATTTGAAACTGATTAGAAGGATGTCCTTCGACCATAGAATACCTTCTCTTTATTTTACAACCCCGGGACTTGAATCGATCCGCTCAGGTTTAAGAATAAAGGATTGTGAGGAATTTACTTCTGGACTGCCTGAAAATATAATAGAGAACCTTTGTCGTCATTTCAATGACCCTAGGAACAGCAAGTATAGAACGATTTACGAAACTGCGAAAAGGCCTCAATTAGTAACATGGCATCATGGTAAAGAAGACGAATACCAAGCGACAGATACAGATATTCTAATAGATTTTGTTGAAGATCGAAGGGAACCGACTATATCACGTCCGAAGAATTATAAACTTCACCTGACATTTAATAATCACATATCGATTGATGACTTCAAGAAACTGATACCTTATGAAATCTTGAGCGTTTCACCAATCGACGAATTCATTTACAACATTCAAGACGGAATTCAGAGGACCTCATATATCCGCCCTCTTTTTCTCATAACATGCTCTCACAACGCCATATACATTTTGTCTGCCAAATACATAGAACCAGACGAATGGAAATGA